One Ogataea parapolymorpha DL-1 chromosome VI, whole genome shotgun sequence DNA window includes the following coding sequences:
- a CDS encoding Ribosomal RNA-processing protein 8, with protein MSLFEVDGWGLEGKKVAEAVPKPKPVKENNVTKKDGKKVKQKKQKQGSKVHHAKQEDNDISTAVSADNSKSKPTQPKPSKAPQVATNSSLTPLQRKMMAKLAGSRFRWINEQLYTIKSDEALKLIQEQPELFEEYHEGFRSQVQSWPENPVDVFVNQIKTRATTRYVNAPGGLPGLANSRVVIADMGCGEAQLAQDVKKFMPSLKKKKIKIDVHSFDLKKANNFVTVADIKNVPLADESCTIVIFCLALMGTNFLDFIAEAYRLLAPRGELWIAEIKSRLSDEKGTEFIEALKSFGFFHKSTDDSNKMFTRFEFFKPPPDILAERRAKEEKKRKFVEKENKLEALETKRQKRPEGEWLLKPCIYKRR; from the coding sequence atgTCCCTATTTGAAGTTGACGGATGGGGCCTAGAGGGCAAGAAGGTTGCTGAGGCTGTTCCCAAGCCCAAACCGGTCAAAGAAAACAATGTCACAAAGAAGGATGGAAAAAAGGtgaagcagaagaaacagaaacaggGTTCCAAAGTGCATCATGCCAAACAGGAGGACAATGATATTTCGACTGCTGTGAGCGCTGATAAttccaaatccaagccTACTCAACCGAAACCTTCCAAAGCTCCCCAGGTCGCAACTAACTCGTCGCTTACTCCGCTCCAACGCAAAATGATGGCCAAGCTGGCCGGATCGAGGTTCAGATGGATCAACGAACAACTCTACACAATCAAGTCTGATGAGGCTCTGAAACTGATACAAGAGCAACCAGAACTATTTGAGGAGTACCACGAGGGTTTCAGATCACAAGTCCAGTCGTGGCCAGAGAATCCTGTCGATGTCTTCGTTAATCAAATCAAAACTCGGGCTACCACCAGATATGTGAATGCACCGGGAGGTCTTCCTGGACTGGCCAACAGCAGGGTAGTGATTGCTGATATGGGTTGCGGAGAGGCCCAACTTGCGCAGGACGTGAAGAAGTTCATGCCATCACtaaaaaagaagaagataAAGATAGATGTGCACTCGTTCGACCTTAAGAAAGCCAACAATTTTGTGACGGTGGCTGACATCAAGAATGTTCCGCTCGCAGACGAATCTTGCACAATCGTGATATTTTGTTTAGCGCTGATGGGTACGAATTTCCTCGACTTCATTGCGGAAGCATACAGACTACTTGCTCCAAGAGGAGAGCTGTGGATTGCGGAAATCAAATCCCGTTTGAGCGACGAGAAGGGCACGGAGTTTATAGAGGCACTCAAGAGTTTTGGTTTCTTCCACAAGTCTACCGACGACTCCAACAAAATGTTTACTCGGTTTGAATTCTTCAAGCCACCACCAGATATCCTTGCCGAGAGGAGGGccaaggaggaaaaaaagcggaagtttgttgagaaagaaaacaaattggAAGCTCTTGAGACCAAGAGGCAAAAGCGGCCTGAGGGAGAATGGCTATTAAAGCCTTGTATTTATAAAAGACGCTAA
- a CDS encoding Enhanced filamentous growth protein, whose product MSQQYSQYQQNYQPYQSYPSYQQGVMPSGPVAQNYNYQPYQTAAAPSGDSAAAQASQPGAVAPPANDAQSYQYYPTAHSHYSQYSYPPQPPTQSQQQPLQPQQVGYYYPQPHPSTFYPRHGQYPGYGQSYKGHMQYVYNTPGSTATPETPVQPAGMRPKITTTMWEDEKTLCYQVAANGVAVVRRADNDMINGTKLLNVAKMTRGRRDGILKAEKTRQVVKIGSMHLKGVWIPFERALAMAQREGIVDLLYPLFVKDIKKVIQQGTPTTQMSKTASVPPYSYYVPQQYGSSEQANEEKKAKAAESGYEKSKAKSDYFYGYKPQPSGGLHYANSYANYNSQAYIPQVASNQPPADPNASQGSLASTTTPSSSVGYANSAPAQKSSASDHSESYIKKSSESN is encoded by the coding sequence ATGTCCCAACAGTACTCGCAGTACCAGCAAAACTATCAGCCTTACCAGAGCTATCCGTCGTATCAGCAGGGCGTGATGCCCTCTGGACCAGTGGCACAAAATTACAACTACCAGCCGTACCAGACCGCCGCTGCACCTAGCGGAGACTCTGCTGCGGCGCAGGCATCGCAGCCCGGAGCAGTCGCTCCGCCAGCAAACGACGCGCAGTCTTACCAGTATTATCCAACAGCGCATTCCCATTATTCGCAATATTCCTATCCTCCACAACCTCCTACCCAGTCCCAACAACAACCCCTGCAGCCACAGCAGGTGGGCTACTATTACCCGCAGCCTCACCCTTCCACCTTCTATCCAAGACACGGACAGTATCCTGGATATGGGCAGTCATACAAGGGTCATATGCAGTATGTTTACAACACTCCCGGCAGCACGGCCACGCCCGAAACCCCTGTGCAACCTGCGGGAATGAGGCCCAAAATAACAACAACCATGTGGGAGGATGAGAAAACACTGTGCTACCAGGTGGCAGCCAATGGCGTTGCCGTTGTCAGAAGAGCAGATAACGACATGATTAACGGAACCAAGCTTCTGAACGTTGCCAAGATGACCAGGGGCCGTAGAGATGGTATCCTAAAGGCCGAGAAGACCAGGCAGGTTGTCAAAATTGGCTCAATGCATCTGAAGGGGGTGTGGATTCCTTTTGAAAGAGCCCTTGCTATGGCTCAGAGAGAAGGGATCGTTGACCTCCTATATCCTCTGTTTGTCAAAGATATCAAGAAAGTGATACAGCAGGGAACTCCGACGACCCAGATGAGCAAGACGGCCTCAGTCCCGCCCTATTCGTACTACGTGCCTCAGCAGTATGGCTCTTCGGAACAAGcaaatgaagaaaaaaaggcCAAGGCGGCGGAGTCGGGTTATGAGAAGTCCAAGGCCAAGTCTGACTACTTTTACGGGTACAAGCCCCAACCTTCCGGTGGATTGCACTATGCAAACTCGTATGCAAACTACAATTCGCAAGCCTACATCCCTCAGGTGGCCTCCAACCAGCCTCCAGCAGATCCCAATGCTTCTCAAGGATCTTTAGCGTCCACCACCACACCTTCCTCCTCTGTTGGGTACGCCAACTCTGCTCCGGCTCAAAAATCGTCTGCGTCTGACCATTCAGAGTCCTACATCAAAAAGAGTTCCGAGTCGAACTGA
- a CDS encoding F-box protein HRT3, producing MSNGSLEESLKHLTLESIQQHPTKTKEDIALEFFELGSNKEQAGSLSEAIDYYRKAYKLDEKVDLRYRENLVKNLPVPEKRKDGSVHNGFTKLDLSKIKVKPLLESFHDAVLHPIDEDKPIWLETLPDEVINNISEILICSDTPSWFNFAMSCRKLAWLGFGQAASWRRLCMLVYPKQVYDDSERVLNGVTADQWQMVRIWDHSWHKMLSERPFIKFNGLYISVVNYQREGGRAEFSNQWNLPFRMITYYRYYRFFPDGSCQKLLTIMQPQEVVPKFYRNWRQLFGTSEWERVYEGTWSMTIDGHVRCYCKGPVPMYTFVDELQIVNGGKYARHHKLNWKRMGFVNKETLDEGDLDISNERSFAFSRVKSYSEHETRDVIEDIHII from the coding sequence ATGTCTAATGGGAGTCTGGAAGAGTCTTTGAAACACTTGACTCTGGAGTCTATCCAGCAGCATCCGACTAAGACCAAGGAAGACATTGCGCTGGAATTTTTCGAGCTAGGCAGCAACAAAGAACAGGCCGGCTCGTTGAGCGAAGCAATCGATTACTATCGGAAGGCGTACAAGCTAGATGAAAAGGTGGATTTGCGCTACCGCGAGAACCTTGTGAAGAACCTGCCGGTGCCGGAAAAGCGCAAGGACGGCTCTGTGCACAACGGGTTCACGAAACTGGATCTCAGCAAAATTAAAGTAAAGCCGTTGCTAGAGTCCTTCCACGATGCCGTTTTACATCCTATAGACGAGGACAAGCCAATATGGCTGGAGACTTTGCCGGACGAGGTCATCAATAATATTTCAGAGATTCTAATCTGCAGCGACACACCGTCGTGGTTCAATTTTGCCATGTCGTGCAGAAAGCTTGCCTGGCTAGGGTTCGGCCAGGCTGCCAGTTGGAGACGGTTGTGCATGCTGGTATATCCAAAGCAGGTGTACGACGACTCTGAGCGGGTGCTTAACGGCGTGACAGCCGATCAATGGCAGATGGTGCGGATCTGGGACCACAGCTGGCACAAGATGCTGAGCGAGCGGCCGTTCATCAAGTTTAACGGGCTATACATCAGTGTGGTGAACTATCAGCGCGAGGGCGGCCGTGCAGAATTTTCCAACCAGTGGAACCTGCCGTTCCGCATGATAACGTATTATCGTTACTACAGATTTTTCCCGGACGggagctgccaaaaattGCTTACGATAATGCAACCCCAGGAAGTTGTGCCCAAATTCTACAGAAACTGGAGACAGCTTTTTGGAACTAGCGAGTGGGAACGTGTTTACGAAGGAACATGGTCAATGACTATTGACGGCCATGTACGATGCTATTGCAAAGGACCAGTGCCGATGTAcacgtttgtggacgagttgCAGATCGTCAATGGTGGTAAGTACGCACGACACCACAAGCTGAATTGGAAGCGCATGGGTTTCGTCAACAAGGAGACTCTGGACGAGGGCGATCTGGATATCAGCAATGAGCGCAGTTTTGCGTTCAGCAGGGTCAAGTCATATAGCGAGCACGAAACGCGTGACGTTATAGAGGATATACATATTATTTAA
- a CDS encoding ribonuclease Z: MFLTGITDWKAISGLPGFILTVGDQGLKELQVVHSGNKILQYVVASWRYFVFRFGLKLKVDDLDIYKADAYQVKAVNIKSATQKRPKPSKAFDRVSDLVQYIFLIKTGMGNSGRALMNIEIPSDVHNPKVSANYIMTGNPIRGRFLVEKAKELGCPRQKFKDLCNFQSVWLDDGTEIKPEQVLEPKKTFDSILFLDIPGPEYLQNTLEHDWKNEIAEKKYSAVYHFIDESVVNVLDLPEYQDFIKSFGPDTYHFISHRQYVPDTLNFLASYVTSLKWHVLLPDLFPLFRWSDQPEKQIPEGLPNVRPMLCGQIVGFGPNETSIVRANSCTSTDEVVKTVRDAYAEDIAPLQLPNFVSEEEFVKLATTPANHNLKQVPDKSQPLKEQVETLVLGTGSALPSKLRNVISNAVRVPTEFGYRTIFLDAGENTLGSINKLYSRDDVDMLFRELKLVYLSHLHADHHIGIVSLLQKWCQVRNKHDKLYVVAPWQYEKFLIELQRIDSTLDLANIVYLSCDQFNSGKVMPEFEQIPIENIPKNETLKVRGTQKEPKKDFQLQSQLYKDVGLNAIKTCYAHHCEYSYSCVLDFAIGSESFKVAYSGDTRPRQIFAKIGYDCDLLVHESTLEDDKYQDAIEKRHSTTLEAVQMGILMKTKKLLLTHFSQRYRYCSSATKVYEKLQNPLHSNSEIDTLSPIFKVPLTADMIDNAPQIEAIIAFDNMHVPMDKFGLQKKVFQTLGDKLERLFNSDAEEDMQEEKPQSKKRRAT, translated from the coding sequence ATGTTTCTCACGGGCATTACTGATTGGAAAGCAATTAGTGGGTTGCCTGGATTCATTCTCACTGTTGGGGATCAAGGGTTAAAAGAGCTTCAAGTGGTGCACAGTGGAAACAAAATTCTTCAGTATGTAGTCGCATCCTGGAGGTATTTTGTCTTCCGCTTTGGATTGAAATTGAAAGTTGACGATTTAGATATATACAAGGCTGATGCATACCAAGTGAAAGCAGTGAATATTAAATCTGCAACCCAAAAACGCCCGAAGCCCAGCAAAGCATTCGATCGCGTATCTGATTTGGTGCAGTACATTTTCCTCATAAAGACCGGAATGGGCAATAGTGGGCGCGCTCTGATGAATATTGAAATACCGTCTGACGTCCATAATCCAAAAGTCTCTGCAAACTACATCATGACAGGGAACCCTATCCGTGGAAGGTTTTTggttgaaaaagccaaagaGTTAGGATGTCCCAGACAAAAGTTCAAGGATCTGTGCAACTTCCAGAGCGTGTGGCTTGACGATGGGACTGAAATCAAACCCGAACAGGTTCTAGAGCCTAAAAAGACATTCGATAGTATTTTATTCCTTGATATTCCTGGTCCCGAGTATTTGCAAAACACTTTAGAGCACGACTGGAAGAACGAAATagcagaaaaaaaatactcAGCAGTTTACCATTTCATTGATGAGTCGGTCGTCAATGTGCTTGATCTTCCAGAATACCAGGACTTCATCAAATCGTTCGGTCCCGATACCTACCACTTCATTTCTCACAGACAATACGTTCCCGATACATTGAACTTTCTGGCTTCATATGTGACGTCTTTGAAGTGGCACGTCTTACTTCCAGATCTATTTCCGCTTTTCAGATGGAGTGACCAGCCGGAAAAACAGATACCAGAAGGTTTACCCAACGTGCGGCCGATGCTATGTGGTCAAATTGTCGGTTTTGGGCCTAACGAGACCTCGATCGTTAGAGCCAACAGTTGTACCAGCACAGATGAAGTGGTGAAGACTGTGCGGGACGCTTATGCAGAAGACATAGCTCCGTTGCAGCTTCCAAACTTTGTCTCAGAGGAGGAGTTCGTCAAGCTAGCTACCACTCCTGCAAATCATAATCTGAAACAAGTTCCAGACAAATCTCAGCCATTGAAGGAGCAAGTCGAAACTCTGGTTTTGGGGACGGGCTCGGCGCTGCCATCTAAGCTGAGAAACGTGATATCGAATGCTGTGAGAGTGCCGACCGAGTTTGGCTACCGAACCATTTTTTTGGACGCTGGCGAGAACACTCTGGGCAGCATCAATAAGCTGTACTCGCGGGACGACGTTGACATGCTTTTCAGAGAGCTCAAACTGGTGTACTTGTCGCATCTGCACGCTGACCACCATATCGGAATAGTCTCACTACTGCAGAAATGGTGCCAGGTCAGAAACAAGCACGACAAACTGTATGTTGTGGCTCCATGGCAGTACGAGAAATTCCTCATAGAACTACAGCGGATTGACAGCACTCTGGATCTGGCTAATATTGTCTACCTGAGCTGCGACCAGTTCAACTCCGGCAAGGTTATGCCCGAGTTCGAACAGATACCTATCGAAAATATTCCCAAGAATGAGACCCTCAAGGTGAGAGGTACGCAAAAAGAGCCGAAAAAAGATTTCCAGCTACAGAGCCAGCTGTACAAGGACGTCGGTCTGAATGCCATAAAAACGTGTTACGCCCACCATTGCGAATATTCGTACAGTTGCGTGCTAGACTTCGCGATCGGCTCGGAGTCGTTCAAAGTAGCGTACTCCGGAGACACGAGGCCGCGACAAATTTTCGCGAAAATTGGCTACGATTGCGATCTGCTGGTGCACGAGTCTACGTTAGAGGACGATAAGTACCAAGATGCAAtcgaaaaaagacacaGCACGACATTGGAGGCCGTGCAGATGGGCATTTTGATGAAAACGAAAAAGTTGCTACTGACACATTTCAGCCAGCGTTATCGCTATTGTTCGAGTGCAACGAAGGTGTatgagaagctgcagaaTCCATTGCACAGCAACAGTGAGATAGATACGCTTTCGCCGATTTTCAAAGTGCCCCTGACCGCCGATATGATCGATAATGCACCCCAGATAGAAGCGATAATCGCGTTCGACAACATGCATGTTCCTATGGACAAGTTTGggctccagaaaaaagtTTTCCAAACTCTGGGAGACAAGCTTGAACGGCTGTTCAACTCTGATGCGGAGGAGGATATGCAAGAGGAAAAACCGCAAAGTAAAAAACGCAGAGCTACTTAG
- a CDS encoding Malate synthase, glyoxysomal, translating into MAQINPTTLDNVKILGEVSDKPLLSKATPRDILTKDALKFIVLLHRSFNETRKQLLENRQKVQERLDAGESLHFLEETKYIREDPNWKCLPTHPKLQCRKIEITGPPDAKMIVNAFNTDVFTYMTDFEDSCSPTWNNMIYGQVNLYDAIRDRIDFTNESTGKRYKINREGRRVPVMIVRPRGWHMVDKHILVDGEPISASIMDFGLFFFHNAKFLLSQGLAPFFYLPKMEHYKEAQLWNDIFCVAQDCLEIPRGTIKATVLIETLPISYQLDEVLYALRDHSAGLNCGRWDYMFSTIKRLRNQKQHILPDRHQVTMTVPFMTNYVKQLIKICHKRGVHAMGGMAATIPIKDDPEKNAAAMEAVRQDKLREVLAGHDGTWIAHPGLLPTALSVFQEHMPTPNQVHVQKNVEITEADLVDTNIPDGKITMKGVSANIYIGLNYMESWLRGLGCVPINNLMEDAATAEVSRLQLYSWCKHAVKMDDTGKTITPEFISKLIDEEAERCAANKPNNKFKIAADCLKKEINGHTEVAEFLTTLLYDDIVTIGPEVDISSLK; encoded by the coding sequence ATGGCACAAATCAACCCAACCACGCTGGATAACGTGAAAATTCTAGGCGAAGTCTCTGACAAGCCTCTGTTGTCCAAGGCCACTCCAAGAGATATTTTGACCAAGGATGCTTTGAAGTTCATTGTCCTGCTTCACAGAAGCTTCAACGAGACCCGGAAACAGCTCCTGGAAAACAGACAAAAGGTCCAGGAAAGGCTGGACGCCGGCGAGTCGCTGCACTTCCTCGAGGAAACAAAGTACATTAGGGAAGATCCCAACTGGAAGTGTCTGCCTACCCATCCTAAGTTGCAGTGCCGTAAGATTGAGATTACTGGTCCGCCAGACGCGAAGATGATCGTCAATGCCTTCAACACCGACGTGTTCACGTACATGACGGACTTCGAGGACTCATGTTCTCCTACCTGGAACAACATGATTTACGGCCAGGTCAATCTATACGATGCCATCAGAGACAGAATTGATTTCACCAACGAGTCCACCGGAAAACGGTACAAAATTAACAGAGAGGGCAGAAGAGTGCCTGTGATGATTGTCAGACCAAGAGGCTGGCACATGGTGGACAAGCACATTTTGGTCGACGGAGAACCTATCTCTGCCTCGATCATGGACTTTGgtctgtttttcttccacaacGCAAAATTCCTGCTTTCACAGGGCCTTGCTCCGTTCTTCTATCTACCAAAGATGGAACACTACAAAGAGGCCCAGTTGTGGAACGACATTTTCTGTGTTGCTCAGGACTGTCTCGAGATCCCTAGAGGAACCATCAAGGCCACTGTTTTGATCGAAACTCTGCCTATTTCGTATCAATTGGATGAAGTTCTGTACGCTCTCAGAGACCACTCTGCCGGATTGAACTGTGGAAGATGGGATTACATGTTCTCCACCATCAAAAGACTGAGAAACCAAAAACAACATATTCTGCCTGATAGGCACCAAGTTACCATGACAGTTCCTTTCATGACCAACTACGTCAAGCAACTCATCAAAATCTGCCACAAGAGAGGTGTTCACGCCATGGGAGGCATGGCTGCCACCATTCCTATCAAGGacgatccagaaaaaaacgCTGCTGCCATGGAGGCTGTGAGACAGGACAAGCTCAGAGAGGTCCTCGCAGGCCACGATGGTACCTGGATTGCTCATCCTGGACTGCTTCCTACTGCCTTGTCCGTTTTCCAGGAGCACATGCCTACCCCTAATCAGGTCCACGTCCAAAAGAATGTTGAGATTACAGAGGCTGATCTTGTCGATACTAACATTCCTGACGGCAAGATCACCATGAAGGGTGTGAGCGCCAACATTTATATCGGCCTCAACTACATGGAGAGCTGGCTCAGGGGCCTTGGTTGCGTGCCTATCAACAACTTGATGGAAGATGCTGCCACCGCAGAGGTTTCCAGATTGCAGTTGTATTCCTGGTGTAAACACGCAGTCAAGATGGATGATACCGGCAAGACGATCACTCCAGAGTTTATCAGTAAGCTGATTGACGAAGAGGCCGAGAGATGCGCTGCCAACAAGCCAAacaacaagttcaagatcGCCGCAGACTGCCTGAAGAAGGAAATCAATGGCCACACCGAGGTGGCCGAGTTCCTGACCACCTTACTTTACGATGATATTGTCACCATTGGGCCGGAAGTTGATATCTCTTCTCTGAAATGA